The nucleotide sequence GATACGCAATAGTAGATATATTCCAGCAATGCCCTTCCTTTAATAAAATAAACACTTTTGAATGGTTTAAACAGAATACTTATTATCTTGAGGATAGCCATGATCCTTACAATAGAATCGAAGCGTTCAAGAGATCTATTGAGACAGAAAAATTCCCTCTTGGTATTTTCTATATAAATAAAAGAAATTCGTTTGAAGAAAATCATGACCTATATAAAGACAATAAAGACCCATTATGTTTTAGAGAAAGGGATCAAAACATAATACAGCAATTCATAGACTCAAAAATGCGTTAAGTTATAAATAATTGACATAAATCTTTTAAACTTACCTAATTCTTTCATTTCAGGGTGATAAAATAGCTACAAAGAAAAAGAAGGATGTTACTGAGAAAAAGGTAACTAAAACTACTAAGGCTGCTACAAAAAAATCAGTTACTCCAAAAGTAGAGAAGAAAGTCGCCTCAACAAAGAAAGAAAAATCATTCTTAAAGGAAAACAAGAAGATAGCAATAGTTGGGGCCGTTGCAATAGTATTAGTAATTGCTACAATAGCTGGGTTTTACTACACTCAAGAAAGCGAAAAGGACAAAGTAGAAGAAGCAGTCAGATTACACATTGAATATTATAACACTAGAAATATTGATGCATACTATGACTTAGTATCTCAAAATTCTAAGGATAAATACGGCATTAAATTAGAAGATATATCCAATCTCCTTAATAAAGCTGCATTTGATGGAACAAATATTACAATAGTAAATATAAGCCAGATAACAGTTCAAGGAAATGATGCAGAAGTTAGAGGGGTAATACTTGCAAAGAACAATCAGGGATCTGAATCAAGATCTTTCGTTGAACTCTATAAAAAGGAAAACGGAGAATGGAAATACGAACAAAGAATGTGGGAAGATACCGCTACTTCGCAGTCTCCTCAGTAAGAATATTTTTACCTTTTTCGGAAGGAACTATTTTTAATTTTGCATTTTTAAATTCTTTTTTAATCTCTTTTCCATCATAAAGCCTATCTAAAAATAGGGCTAATGCAGATATTTCAGAATGGGGTTGATTTGTCACTGAAAGATTATACGTTGACATTTCATAAATGTCCTTTGGAACTTTTTCTGCTCCAATTACTATCATAAGGTTTTTATTATTTTTAAAAACAGAATCTTTAATCTCTTCAATTTTATCTTCAAACGGAATCCCATACATAGTCAAGTGCACAGATATTCCTTCAAATTTTTTGAAAGCTTGTTTGTATGTTTCAAAATTGACGGAAAAATCTCCGCCCCACCGCTTACATACACTATCCAAACTTTTTTTTATTTTTTCATCCTTTTCCCAAATAGAAATTGAATTGGCCCCAAAGGTTCTAGAAACTAAGGCAACGTGAGTTGTGATACGATGATCTCTTTCGGGCCTGTGGCCAATTCTAAGAACTGTGATGCTCATTTTTTGATCATTGTAGAGGACATTTGTACACCAGGAACTCTTCTAATAGAGCTGGTGAGTATATCAAGCTCTCCTAATTCTTTTACGTTAACTTTAACAATCATATCATATTCGCCATAGAGCTCATGTACTTCAATCACATTCTTCATGTTAGAAATTTTTTCAATGACATCTTCTTCAGTTCCGGGTTGTACAACACAAAGTATAAATGCTATCATTTTTATCCCTTCTTTTTTAAATTTAACATATTTTTAAACTTTTTGCATGATGGTTGCCATTTGTCTATATTATGCCATAAAATTCAGGCTTTCTATCGTTAAATATGTTATTTTTTGGATTAAGATTTTTATCTCTTGCTTTTAATGGATCTACTTCAACTTCATAGCTCTCCTGTTTAGCTTCTGAAGCTCTGAAAATAATCTTCCCATCTGGACCTACAATCTGGCTCTGCCCAATAAATTTTAATCCCCTTTCTTCACCAACCCTATTTGAGGTAATAGAGTAAACTCTGTTTTGAAGGCATATAGTTTTCATTGCTTCTGGGCAGTAAGGCATAACCAGATTAGCAGGATGGCATAGTATATCTGCCCCCATGAGTGACAAAGTTCTAGTAGATTCAGGAAAAAACCAATCAAAACAGATCATTGTGCCAATTTTAATTCCTTCCACTTCAAATATTTTAAATCCTAAATCGCCAGGAATGAAATAATCCTTCTCATCAAAGAAAAGATGTATTTTTCTGTATTTTCCAATATATTCTCCCTTACTAACAACGGCCAGAGAATTATATAATCCCTTTTCTGTTTTTTCAGATAGTCCAAAAACAATTGTTTTATCGTTGCCCTCAGTAAAATCTTTCAATGTTTTTGTTGTATAGCCATCTGGGATATTTTCAGAAACTTCTAAGACTTCATTCTTATTTTTAAAATTATAGCCAGTATTAAAAAGTTCGGGTAAAACTATCAATGATGCCTCGTTTTTTTCCATCAATTTGATTGCATTGTCCACATTCTTTTTAACGTCAAGTAGCTCTATATTCATCTGGATAAATCCTACTTTCATAAAGCTATTTTAGAATTAATAATTAAAAAGACTTTCTTCCAATGAAGACAATATATCGCCCAAATCTATTTAGTATCGGTAGAAATATCAACTTTGGATACAACGACCCAATTCTTTTTGTATAATCCTTGAATGTGGCATCTAT is from Methanofastidiosum sp. and encodes:
- a CDS encoding acyltransferase, which translates into the protein MKVGFIQMNIELLDVKKNVDNAIKLMEKNEASLIVLPELFNTGYNFKNKNEVLEVSENIPDGYTTKTLKDFTEGNDKTIVFGLSEKTEKGLYNSLAVVSKGEYIGKYRKIHLFFDEKDYFIPGDLGFKIFEVEGIKIGTMICFDWFFPESTRTLSLMGADILCHPANLVMPYCPEAMKTICLQNRVYSITSNRVGEERGLKFIGQSQIVGPDGKIIFRASEAKQESYEVEVDPLKARDKNLNPKNNIFNDRKPEFYGII
- a CDS encoding tRNA (cytidine(56)-2'-O)-methyltransferase encodes the protein MSITVLRIGHRPERDHRITTHVALVSRTFGANSISIWEKDEKIKKSLDSVCKRWGGDFSVNFETYKQAFKKFEGISVHLTMYGIPFEDKIEEIKDSVFKNNKNLMIVIGAEKVPKDIYEMSTYNLSVTNQPHSEISALALFLDRLYDGKEIKKEFKNAKLKIVPSEKGKNILTEETAK
- a CDS encoding Lrp/AsnC ligand binding domain-containing protein, with product MIAFILCVVQPGTEEDVIEKISNMKNVIEVHELYGEYDMIVKVNVKELGELDILTSSIRRVPGVQMSSTMIKK